CTCCTTTTCTGGCCTCTTCTTCGTCTCTCCTCTGCCGCCATCATTCCTCTTCAACATTTTCTGGAGAGACTGAATTATTCaaatgatgagagagagagagagatcttaACTCAGAATATAGCTGCAGCACTTTTCTTCAGAGTTACAGTATTGTGGTCACCTTTTTTTGGtcattcacacagacactcagatgtaaaatgaacagaaaaatgggAAGAGATTCTGTACTAGTTTCATTCTTTATCTTAGTAAACAATATAATGTCTGATTCCCAATAAAAACGACAATAGAAAATCTAATTTTCCATATCACTGAGATGGCACATTGGCATTGGTGAAAAAGTACACTTACTTAtgtgcagttttgaggtacCTGTACTTTACTTAATTATTTTAGGCTACTTCATAATCTAATATATTTATCTGACAACTTTAGTTACTTATTACTTTGCAGATCCAGATTTTACCTACAAAACATACGATCTTCTTATCAAATTTAGGGAGTAAATTGTAGCTGATTTATAcccaacagaaaataaatcagttaaaattagctccacctcaatcagctacaacattaaaatgctacttacatattaatgcatcagCGATAACAATCCAATAATGCAATGTATAATTATTCAACCCTCAAAGGGGccaatttaacattttgaatgcaggacttttatttgtagttAGTTCTTTCTACACTGCGGTATTATTACTTGGGCTCATGTAAAGGATTTAAATACTTCCTCCAACACTGCacattatataaaacataatcatCTGTACTGTAGAATAAGAACTGTGTGTTTTGGGCAAACAGTTGGCATCTTCCTCCATTGGCAGTGTTGGTTTTGGCTTGTTAGGCGGGGAAATCCTGTCTGCATGATAATGGTGGGGATATCTCTGCCCTCGAGCCCAGCGGTGGCTGTCAGTTTGTCAGCACTGAGCTCAGGACGTCTGCTCCCCATGGGCAATGGTCCACATTGactgtctctccccctctgcaTCTCTGGGATTCTCTCAGTGTTTATTCTTCTCTATTTTACTCTCAGTATGTATCTCTTCGTCTTTTTGACAGTCTGCTTGGTCTGCAAATCATCCTCTCATTTTGGTCAGACAGATGCACAGATGTCTGCTGCAACAACCTAATTGCTCTCCATGTACCCTGTGtatgagtgcacacacacacacacacacacacacagacacacagaaagtaGCATGTTCTAGgtctgattgtttccagtttctttttccagtctGAGAGCATCACAAATGctattaacaaaaaacataacaattctaAAGGCaacaaggcaatcgccaaagaaATCCCCTGTTTCAatagtttgtaatgttatcaagaagtttcataGTCATAAAACTGATtagatgcttccaggacgtggtgctaaaAAGAAACTCAATGGGAGAggtctgcgaaggttgatgcagattgcttcaggctgacctggagcagtCTGTAGTGGTGGATTCAGTATGTACCatacgccgcacactaaaccaagtagggctccactactgaaagaaaggcacaaaaggCAAGACTactgtttgcaaaaaccttTATACATATGCCACAGTCTTCCctggataatgttctatggacagatgaaaccaaaatagaGTTGTTTGGGGAtgaagtgcatcagtttgtttataggcaatgaaatgaagctcataaggaaaagaagaccctacctacagtaaaacatggtggataTTCTATCAGGCTGCTTTCGTGCCTCTGGTACTAGAGACACTGAATATATCAAAGGACTGataaaatcagaagattaccaggcattttagagcgaaatgtgttatCCAGTGTCAGATAACTAGGTTTGAGTTGAAAGTATTGGGTCATTCAGCACGACAACGACATCAGCAGCACAtccagcagcagaaaagaatggttgaaaagctTGAACGCATGGCAGTGGAAGAGTTGgagaaactaccagcagacaggtgcaagaagcttctagatggctacaaaaacatttagaggctgcaATTGTttccaaaggttctgcaaccaaatattaatgaagggtgccaataactgtgtTTGGGgtagtttttgtgtttgtattatttccctATAATGCAGGTTTTGAGATAGAGAGTCGACATGGCTCCTGTTGACCATATGGTAAATGCATCTGCCCTTCTTAATCCAAGCCAGAAAAAGTTTTGCAGGACATTAGCTAAGTGTGTCCTGAACAAGCGGCTCTCGTCACCATATGCAGCTGAACTGGTTTTAAAGTGTCTTATTGTGTTACGTAAGTAGGCTTGTGTACAAGAAGACTACAGTAGTGTGCAGTATAGAGTGCCAAAATTAGAGTTCACGAGCTGAGAACATGATGTTCCTGGGTGCTAGGTGGCTGATTTTGCACTTCTTGAACGTGTAAGTGTCTccgtgaatgtgtgtgtacagacaACTTGAAGGGAGGATGTGTGGTGTTCGCTTGCATATGCAGAAAGCAccatatgtttgggtttttttttttgtttttgtttttttggacacCTTTCCAACCCCACCTGCACCTCGGGGCCCCTTTGGCTACATCCCAACAGCCTTTTCTATTTGCTTTCAGTGATAATTGAGACAAAGCATAGCGCTGCATACAACATAACCGCAATGTCCATGTTCCAGCTCCAGGTccggggacctttgttgcatgtcataccccttTCTTCACCAGAATACGTTAGGATTCATTGTCTGTGGACCACGAATGTTTGTACAATCTGCccagcagttgttgagatatttcagtctggaccaaagtggcgggCTGACTTGCAGACCAAaatccagcttttcaaatgtgaggatttgcggcttttctctgtcttatataattttaaattgaatatctctTCATTTTAGACCGACGGCATCTTGGCATAACTGTAAAACATTCCCAAACGTCCCGTCTTGTGATATCCATAACTGGTCTGCGTTTTTATTGCCACAGTCTTCAGATCCTATGTGATGATCTGACGTGCAGGGACAAGATGAGGAGAGTCTGTAGATAACTGTCCTCAGTTATAGGGGGTGGGGAGCTGAAGGGTTAAGAGAGGGGTGTGTTGATGGGGAGTAGTGGCAGGTTGTAGGGTGGGGGTTGTGTGCACTAGGTGCCAAggataggttttttttgtttttttttatactagCACAAGCTGGGTATGGatttaaaaaagggggggggggggggtctgcctGTGGCCTCAAGCCAACTTCATGTTGCTAAACCTCGACCAGTTcattcacacatgcagagagagagcgggaATGAAAAGCGTGTACTCCTTGCTGCTTTATATTCATGAGACAGCCGTCTGTGTCCTAGGTACCATCTCCCGTGGCAACCCAGGCTCCACCCCCTTTTCTTTGTAGCACGACATCTGTGTTTCGACCCTTAATCCCCATCACTCCACACACCCTGCAGAGTGTATATGCTGTGTGcctatttttttaactgaggcTGGGAGTGATGATCTGGGGGAACAAAGAAGATACCAGTCAAGAAAATGCTTTATGACAACAGTTAATTAAGCAGTAACTGATTTGATAATGATAGatgctgctgtgtgtatgtggtacaaatgataaaaaagcaGCTACACTTCTTTTTATTATGTTCTTATTAATCATCAGACACTACACTCTCGGCTAACATAAAAGTGTCACATCAAAGATGTAGTTGGTTCCAAATTTGAGTGCCGCAATTCCAGCTGGTGGCTGTTAATTCGTATGCTCAGTCTACTTGGACTACATCAAAGATGAGACAAAACACATGAGTGCTACAAGCTGGGTTTTAGTAGCGTGCTCACTATTCTTAATTggctctgttttctctctggaGTCAGTGATGTGCTAACTTAAATATTTACCCAGTGACCAGATCACAGTTCAGTGATCTGTGATCTGGTCAATCTACAGTTGTTACTGTAGATTTTTGCACTATGTGCAGTAGCTTAGTCTTCTTTAGTGTAAAAATATGATTGTGTCAGTTCAGTGTAGCTAACGAAGAtgtggatgtacagtatgtattcgCTGTGCCAGACTTCTTTAATGCAATAACTACTAGCCACTGTTAGAGATCATATGACTTCAAACACCTCTGTGTCTGCTTATCAAATACAGATTCTAAACAGGTCCACAGCGGGGCCACTTGGCTCACTAGGCAAGGCTAAAAACTGAACACATGTATCTCCTATCATAAACGTagacagaataaaatattttgcaataATGTTAATTATTATAAAGTGTGAATGAAGCTGCTGACATGCAGTTTTGTAGCATTATGGAAACAGGCTGTAGGCTACATTCTGTATAACAGTATGCTGCATGCATAGGGAACAGATTAGCACCTGTACAACATAATAAAACCTTTATGAATCTTGTATTAACTTTTACTCTAACTCACCTGAAGCCACAGTCATTGATGCAAATGGAAAAGAAACCTAAGGGGCATTAAGTTGTGTAAACGTAGGCTTTGTGCCACTGGCAATACAGCAACAATTTTAAAATTCCCTCAGTGAATTAAGTCATCATGAAGGAATTACAGAGGGAACTTTATAATTTTATGATGATACATTTCTGGGAAACCAGAACCTTCCTAGCCTTTGATTTCTCAAACAATTCGTCAGTTAAACTGGAAATGTGTGGACATAACCAGTTAAAACCATCAATAGCACTGACTCTTTCTTTCCCCCCCAAGTTTGTAATTCAGTCTGGCTGAAATTTTGTTCAGTTTCACCTCTTAGCTTTGTGCCAGGTCAGAGAAGTTGGAAAAATTACTCACATGAATACTTTATAAATGAGACTGACTGTGTCTATTTTTGTTGCAATCACAAATATCCAGTACATTGAAGTACTTAGTAAACTGGTTTGGCAGTTTTTACCCCAGCATGTAAACAGAATTGCAGATACACTgtgatttaatgttttgataaaaacaaaaaggtgacAGTatggaaaacatttgaaaatatcatGAACCTCAACACTGCAGAATAACACAATGGACACATTATGATTGTGCTCATGACAGTTACATTTGGCTTAATCACAAGTACTACCAACATGAACAACAGCACACTTCCAGCTAAGTTTTTAAGAAGTTTAAtggtacaaataaaaaaaaattgcatttccCACATTCGTCTCGTGACCCAACTGATTTTTGCAATGACTCAGTTGATCATAATCTGACATGTTGAGCGAATGAACAGCATTCTCATTCCTGTCACTGCCGTTTCTGACATTACAGTTCACAATAAAAATGCAACTCTACGCAGTAATCAAAATCTGCATTTGTACATTACATTTATCACAGCTAACAGATTTAGTGTCAtcttttttgaaataaacacTTAGGAAAGGTACATGCTGCAATAATTGATAACTAATGTTAGAGgtcatacatacatttaaacaaaattggtGAACAAAGGCAATGTAAACTGGCACAGTATTCACATAATTAGTGCATGAAAAACTATAACAGCTGCTCTTCACGGGGCACAATTCATGTTAAAACAGACAGACTTCAAAAGATACAAGATGCAGGTGAGTCAGGTAGTAGTTGTCAATTTAGTCAACGACAGTCAGTGTTTGTTCAGTAGTGATAACAGAAAACCTCCATAAAGTGGACACAACAGGGACAAATCAATTGTATATGAAAATTATGTGTCCAAGATAAAAACATagtagaaaaatataattttgcaCAAAGCTCTAATTTTTGCAGTAAACATAAAGCCTTCATTAATTTAAAGTCAGAGTGGGAATTTATATAAAGCCACCTACCAAATGTTAGTGACTGTTTGCTTCTATCTAGTAAGTCCATTGGCCACTTAAGCAGGTAAGGAACTATTGCGTAGTGATCctactcaagtaaaatattgaaaatagcTACTTGAGGTGCCTTTCAGTATTCTGGGCTCCAagtgaaagtttattttcatcccTTTCTACAATACTAAGCTGATTACAGTGTTGTTTGCCCCAGTGCTTTAGTATTCttaatttttgaagaaaatgtcaTCTGTCACATAGTACCTCCAGTGGTCTTTTGGACTGCCTCTCTATAATCAGCAATTTACAGACCTATACTGACTGTCTGATTTCTTGAAACTATCACTCTATAGACTGTAAATAGTTCTCATATTCTATACTTCCATCTATCAAACTTGGTTGTATCAGTGGTGAACTTCATGGAGTTTCGAGGACAAAAGGCTTCAATGTGCTGAGGTTTTCAACCTCTCTTCTCTTATTCTCCCTGTGTCAGCACAGGAATGTCGATCTCTATAGCAGACATCCGTGAGCGGGTTGAGTAGCGATGGCCCGCGTAGCTGGATGTGTAGCCCTGAGAAGGAGCGTAGCTTTGCGAGGGTGCATAACTCTGTGAGGGAGCATAGCTCTGTGAGGGAGCATAGCTATAGGCCTGGGTCACTCCCACCTCAGACCCATACCCATCTGGAGCAGAAATCTGAGACATGTACAACGGTGCTGGTGCAGGGGCGACCACACTTTGTGCATAGCCCTGGGATGGCACATAAGGCTGGGTGTCGATCACTGTGGGAGGATAGGTCTGTGGTGGGAAGGGCTGAGGACCATACACTGGGGAGGGAGGGTATCCATTAGCAGTGAGAGGCTGGGTGGACAAAGAGGTTTGCATGGAGGGCAGGGGCAACCAGAAGGGTGAAGGCAACTTcttacacatacagtaccaCATGAACATCAGCAGCGCACCCAGCATCAGTCCTCCAGAGCAGCCTATTGATACATATACAGCAAACCCATCAGAGAAAATGTTGTCATATCTGATGTTCAGCTCCTTAGTGTGGAACAGGAAGAACACTGAGGGTGCGATGGCGATAGCTCCACCCAGGAACAAGAACATCCCGGCCACCAGGTGACAGCCTGCACTGTTGACCAGGAATCTGATCGTTTTTATGTCTGGTTCAGGCTTGTCTGAGCAGCAACAGGTCTTACACATCCCAGCCATGCACAGCAGCAACGCTAATGAGCCAAACAGCAGGCCTGCAGGCAGACAGAATTGCAGGAGCCGCAGATCCAGCTGGTCCACGTTAGAGTACCACTGGAAACATGAGAAAACATGGTTTCTGTTAGgacaatttaaaacataaaagaaaaagtaaaagcacgGGTGAGCAAATTGTTCAAAATAATACCTCTGAATCATAGTAGTAGCATCCTGAATAGCCATCCTGTTTCACGCATTTAGCCCACAGCCCATCATACACGCTGATATTCTTAGCGTTGCGATTGAAAGTGACAAGTCTCGTTATACGCCACTGTGGGATTATCGCTGCCACAGCAAGCCCTCCCACAGACACGAAGGCAATGATGAAGGCAAAAGCGTTGGTGGCGTGGATGTCCCGGCACGACATAGTTGTTGGTGCTGACAGGAACTGAGGGCACGAAAAGTGTTCCTGTTTGAACGGAAGACGTGAGgaaaccagacagaaaaaagtgtCTGGTCAGTAAACTGGGAATGagtaacatttaacatttttttttcagtataaaaaACTTCTGACCATGGGAAAAGGCATGGTTATACAAGTTTATCCGAATGGCCTCAATTCTACTGCAGTAAGCTAACTGTGCCACAGACTGACCTAGCTATGGGCAACCCCCCTGTATTTCTATTCACAACAGTGTAGTGACCCAATATCTGCTGTCCCTGAGAAACAATGCTCTCATTTCATTAGGAAACAAAGTGGGAATGACTTGATGGCTGAGGTCGCAAAGCAAGAGTGTCTACTGTATACTGCAGTGCACTGCATAGACAGTACAGCTACACAATAAACAATTGAACTACATACTTGAGCTTTCTATAGGTGACAGCATGATTTTTAGAAACTCATATATGCTTTTATATCATTGTGTCTAGATGACTGAAATCAGCTGCATTCAGATTTAGGCCAAAACCAGCCGcttggcttttaaaaaattaaaagagacTTTATCATATCACTCCTGTTTTGACCGTTAATCACTGGTTACCAGTCAATTTTTGAGCCGATTTAAGATTTACTATGGACTAACTCCTAGCTGTACTGATGAATTTCTGTTCCCGTGTTAACCG
This sequence is a window from Xiphias gladius isolate SHS-SW01 ecotype Sanya breed wild chromosome 22, ASM1685928v1, whole genome shotgun sequence. Protein-coding genes within it:
- the cldn12 gene encoding claudin-12, with translation MSCRDIHATNAFAFIIAFVSVGGLAVAAIIPQWRITRLVTFNRNAKNISVYDGLWAKCVKQDGYSGCYYYDSEWYSNVDQLDLRLLQFCLPAGLLFGSLALLLCMAGMCKTCCCSDKPEPDIKTIRFLVNSAGCHLVAGMFLFLGGAIAIAPSVFFLFHTKELNIRYDNIFSDGFAVYVSIGCSGGLMLGALLMFMWYCMCKKLPSPFWLPLPSMQTSLSTQPLTANGYPPSPVYGPQPFPPQTYPPTVIDTQPYVPSQGYAQSVVAPAPAPLYMSQISAPDGYGSEVGVTQAYSYAPSQSYAPSQSYAPSQSYAPSQGYTSSYAGHRYSTRSRMSAIEIDIPVLTQGE